CACCTGCTCCAATTTCCCGTCTGGAGGTTCTGGTCGGTCGAGGCTCCGAACTTGGGTTCCCTGCTACCTCCCAGACTATCCAAGAACTATCCAGTCTCAGGATGATAACAGGGAAGACGGGAAGAAACAGACGGGAGAGGCCCTCCCAAAAAGActgagggaagaaagaaatatgagAGGCAACAGGCACGCCACTGAGCACTCCCCAAGAGCCTTggaatgaatacatttaaaaactatattacAGCCGgactgcggtggctcacgcctataatcccagcactttaggaggccgaggtgagtggatcacctgaggtcaggatttcgcgaccagcctggctaacatggtgaaaccccgtttctactacaaatacaaaaaattagccgggcgtggtggcgcgcaccggcaggagaatcgcttgaacacgggaggcggaggttgcagtgagccgagatcgcgtcattgcactccagcttgggcaacaagaatgaaactccgtctcaaaaaaacaaaaataacaacaacaacaaactgtattaggctgggcgcagtggctcacactgggcccagtggctcacaactgtaaccccattaccttgggaggccaaggagggaggatctcttgagcccaagagttggagaccagtctgggcaacatagcgagaacccATCCCtacaagaaaaagtagaaaacaattagcggggcgtggcggcgtatgcctttagtcccagctactcgggaggctgaggtgggaggatcgcttgaacccaggaggtcgaggctgcagtgatcgcgccactgctgtctcaaataacaacaataatactttaaaaataaaataaattggcctggcccggtggctcatgcctgtaatcccagcactttgggaggccgaggtggggggatcattcgaggtcaggagtttgcaaccagcctgagcaacatggtgaaaccccgtctctaccaaaaatacaaaaacattagccaggtgtggtggcaccctcctgtaatcccagctactcaggaggctgaggcaggagaatcgcttgaacctgggaggcggaggttgcagtgagccgagatcacatcactgcactctagcctgggcgacagagtgagactccgtccaaaataaaataaataaaataaaataaaataaaacataaaataaaataaaataaattgtattggaGAAAAGCCAGAGTAGTGGAGAACCGGGGAGGAACGCCGGGCACCTACATAAATGTCTTGAATGAATGAGTGCACAGAGTGATAGACAAAAAGAATCAGaggcccgggcgcggtggctcacgcctgcaatcctagcactttgggaggccaaggcgggcggatcacaaggtcaagagatcctgccgggcgcagtggctgacgcctgtaaccccagcactttgggaggctggggcgggtggatcgcctgaggtcaggagttcaagaccagcctggcccaacatggtgaaaccccgtctccactagaaacacaaaaaattagccgggcatggtggcatgcgtctgtaatcccagctactcaggaggctgaggcaggagaaatgcttgaacccgggagatggaggttgcagtgagccgagattgtaccattgcactccaacctgggcaacaagagagaaactccatctcaaaaaaaaaaaaaaaaaaaagagagagagagagatcgagaccatcctagaaaatatggtgaaaccccgtctctactaaacatataaaaattagccgggagtggtggcgcgcgcctgtagtcccagctactcaggaggctgaggcaggagaaccgcttgaacccgggaggaggaggttgcggtgagccgagatagcgccattgcactccagcctggttaggGGAATGGAGCGAGGCAAATGAGGGGGGGCGCTGCAGATGACCCGGCCGGGAGAGGGCCTTGGTCTGTTCCGGGAGCGGATCGAGACTGCGTTCTAGAGAGGAACCAGAGAGAGGGTCTTTAACCTAAATATAaagacggagcaagactccgcctcaaaaaaaacaaaacaaaacaaaacaaaataaataataaaaagaatcagaGAGCCAAGGCTCCTCTTGAAGCGAAGAGGGCAAAGGGCAAAGGGCAAAGGGcaaagggcaaaggggaagcacaGGGGAACCTCTTGGCGCCTTCTGAAGCTCCCTCTCGAATATAATCGCAACGAAAAGGTCAACGACTAGAggctttgcgaggctgaggctgggCTTCCGGAGGGGATCACCCTGAGAGGTCCGGGAGGACTTCCTGTGGAATTCAAGCGACCGTGGGCCTTGAGGGAACCGGGGGGCAAGACACATCCCCAGTATTCGCGGAGTATTTCCTTGAATTAGTATTTCGAGGAGGGGTGAGACCGGGACAGGGTGGGGCCTTCTTCGGAGGGGGCGCGGCCTCTGAGGAATTAATCCCGTTTTTGTTGCGTTTTGCTCCTCCCCTGTCGACGCGGCAGGGCCAGCCCAATGCGTGCTAGGAGTACGGAGAGTTCGTTTCCATGGTGACAGGTTCCGCTAAGGTTTTCCTGGGGTGAAGAGGCAGGGCGTTGAAATAGTCGCCATGGCAACAGCAGCAGAGGACAGTATCCTTGCTGAGTGCTCCTACCTAGAGTTAAGGTAAGCGACCGAGTGACGAAACAAAGAAGGCGGGGCCTGACGACAGAACGCCAAGGTTAGGGGAATGGAGCGAGGCAAATGAGGGGCGGGGCTGTAGATGACCCGGCCGGGAGAGGGCCTTGGTCCGCTCCGGGAGCGGCTCGAGACTGCGTTCTAGAGAGGAACCAGAGAGAGGGTCTTTAAcctaaatataaatgaatgactgGATTCCTGAAGAATCCGGTATGGcttgattggatggatggatggatggatggacggacggacggatgggTGGACGGAAATCTGGCTATCGCTGACGCCTGAGCTCCCCACCCTCTCGGGCCCTCCACCTCCGGAGCCCTCACTCACTTGTGACAGTCGTGCGAGAAACACATGCCTCTCCTCAGAGCAAACCCTCAACCCAAGCAGGCAGCCCAGAGCCAGTCCAGCACCTCACACTGGAGGCATTCAGGGTGGAGCTTAGGTCAATGAGACCGCGTAGGATGAGGCTTTTTGGCCCACCCGGGAGCCACTTCTTCACAGGTTGCCTGTCCAGGGTGTAACTTTCCTTTCTCCCAGCGCCATTTTCTCTCCTAGTTTGCCCAGCTCCTCAGGGTGCCTGGACTTTCAGGCCTCACCCTGTGTCCAGTATAGAAGGGTCCAGCGCCCCAGCAACTGTGGGCGTCTGCATCTCTGCTGATCATCCCCTGGAACTGCTGGAACTTTGCTGTATAGGGTGAGGAGCGGACAGGGGCCTGGTCCCACCTCTGGGTGGGGATTGGTTCTGAAAACAAACACAGCTGCTCTGAACCTTACTGCGTAACGAGTAATCTGAAGTAGGCTGAGGCCCCTGGGTGGGGGGTTCAGAATTCACATGTTGAGCCTCCCTTTCCCTACCCAATTTCCGATATCTAAGGGCCCCTCAGGGCATCCACTGTTCTCTACAATTACACGCAGGAAGATGGGGGAAAGTGGCAGTAGGGGCAGTTCAGCAGAGTCCCTAATGGCCATGTCCAGAGAGGGGTGTCCTTTGTCCCTAGGGTAAGGGAGGTGAGACTGGGCacccttttgggttttttttttttttttgagacagagtcttactctgtcacctaagctggagtccagtggcactatcacaggtcacttcagcctcaacctacTGTGATCCTCAACcaagcgatcctcttacctcagcctccagagtatctgggaccacgggtgcatgccaccatgcctggctaatttttaaattttttgtagcgatagagtctccctatgttgccctgtctagtcttgaacttttaggctcaagtgatcctcctgccccagcctcccaaagtgctgggattacagatgtgagccaccatgcccagctcctgtTTGCATTTAAGGAGCTTCCCTTAGCTGAACAAAAATTTGGTTTCCAGGGGATTAACTGTTTTGTTGGATCTGGGAGGGCGGGATTCAGAACTGTGCAGCTGGCTCCAGAACTTCATGTTCCACACTTCCCATCATTTGCCCCCTGGAATGGGACAGAGGAGAGGGCACCAGTATCAGCTGTCCACCTGTTTGCTAATGGTGGAGCATTATGGAACTGTGGTCACCTCCCTCTTCTAACTCCAAATTTCAGGCATCACATCACCTGATTAAGTCTCAGATCTCCACTTCCAGTGGAGACTCAGTATACCTTCCCTTAAGGAGTTGCAGTGCTAATGGGGGCACACACAGCCTCTGCCCTGGGGGTTACAGATGAGCTTCATGCACTGGGTTTGGAGAAGACACAGAAATTTAGCCAGAGACTCTATCTAGGACATCAGAACATTGTTGCCCATGTTAAGCATCTTGCTCAAAACAATGGActtggctgaggcaggtggattgcctgagctcaggagtttgagaccagcctgagcaacatggtgaaacctctattaaaatatgaaaaattagctgtgcgtggtggcgcacacctgtaatcccagatgcttgggaggctgagacaggagaattgcttgaacttgggagacagaggttgcaatgagccgagatggtgccactgcactccagcctgggcgacagagaatccatctcaaaaaacaaacaaaaacccacccccaacaaaacaaaacaaaaccacaatgaactcAGGGTGATAAGCCTTGGGGTCTTTCATCTGGAAAAGAGAAGTTTCCAAATGAAAAAGTGGccatcggccaggcgcagtggctcatgcctgtaatcccagcacttcgggaggccgaggcgggcggatcacctgaggtcaggagtttgagaccagcctggccaacatggtgaaacctcgtctttactaaatatacaaaaattagacaggcatggtggcatatgcctgtaatcccagctactactagtggggctgaggcaggaagatcgcttgaacctgggaggcggaggttgcagtgagctgagattgtgccactgcactccagcctggccaacagagtgagactccgtctcaaaaaaaacaaaaacaaaaacaaaaaaaaccaggcaACAAACCAGTGGAAGAGGGACTCATTCATTGTGTTCCACAAGGTCCAAAGATTAGAGATAGATGGAAGTTATGGGGAGCCAATGTCCTCAGGTACAGCCCAAGCTGCTGCTTCTAACAGAGCTGTCCAAAAGGCAAAATATGGCTCTGAGAAGACATGAGTCCTTGGCACCTGGCCCTCAGGCCCTAGCAGGGCCTGTGTTTGCTGAACTGCAAAAAGGCTATGAGGACAGAGACCTGACGACATGGCAAGGTGGGTGTGCAGGGTTTGCTGCATAAGACATGGGGAGCAGGCCCTTCCTTACTCCTCACGAGGAAAACAAGAGGTGAGCAAGGAAAATTGGGGGCACTGCTAGTAACATCATGCAGGTTGAACCTGGAAACCAATAGAAGCACTGGGTAGGTGAAATTGGATCCTAGAAAGCTCACGAGCCATAAGCAGGAGGGGGCAACCACAGGCTCCTGGGGTGGTTGTATGCAGGAAGAACTGAGGAAGGAGGTGGGATGGGCCAGGGAGGCTGCACAGTTGTGGTAACAGTAGGCACACCAGGGAAGGGGGAGGTTTGGGGACCTGCTGCCTGAAGATAGCTCAGGTTAGGGGCTGAAGGCCTGGGAGGACACAGAGATGGGAAGGGTTAGATGAGCTGTCTAGGGTTAGGGTTTCCCAAAGCTCTTTGGGGCCTCTGCTCTCCTCATTACCTGCCCCTGGCTCCCCAGACACTTGAGAAGTTATATAATTAGCCAGATAGTagaaaaaatacctttttattaTTAGGAATAATTCATTCATGTAATGCAAGATGTATGTTGGAGAAGGTTAAGTATAGCCACATGAATGAGGGGAAACGAGCAAGAGGAACAGTGGTGAGAAGGGGGATGGTCCCCCACTTTCCACAAACTATAAACAGCAACATGAACACAGAGAATCACAAATAAGAGGGTCTTTCCTCATGTCTCCTCTCACCCCATTCTTCCATAATGAGTCCCAGTGTGGTCCCTAGAGGTGCCAGGGCATCTGGAAGTTctgggctgggagtggggtgCAGTGAGTGGCCTCAAAGTTGTGCAGATGCTTCCGAGCCTGAGGAAAGGAGGTGGGACAGGTGGGGTACAGAGCACTGTAGGGAGGGGCAACCACTGGACTCCCTCCCCACCCTTCGCCTCCACACCCACCAGCCACTCTACAAAAGCTGCCACTTCCAATGCTTATAGGGTATTCCCAGTCCCCCTATGTGAGCCCTGGCCATTCAAGAACCCTTCCTACTTCCTACTCAGCTCACCAGAAACAAAGCCAGCTGCCGCCGTCCATCTGCACTCATGTCCTCCCCTGCCGAGAGGAGGTGCTCAAAACAGGCCACACATGTGGGTATTCATCCCGTTCCTAGGCTCTTCCCACCCCCTTTCCTGCCCCAGGAGCTCCTTACCCACGCTCCAGGGGAAGTCAGGCCCATGTTCTGCCTGGTAGGAGCGGAGGACAGACAGACACCAGTCCTCTTCCACCTCCCATCGGCTGTAAATTGAGGCTGGTCAGGGAGAGAGATGACAGCCAGTCAGCAACCTGACCTTGCTGGGCCCCCGCCCCAAGCCTCACTGGATCCCTTCTCACCTTCCTCCAGCTGTGAGGAGGCCTCCAACCACTGCCTCACCACTTGAAGACCCTCCTCTGCCATCACCCGGGGATACCTACAGAGGAAGCACCAGGACAGGTCAGGGCTGATTTTTTTCATTCACCATTCCTGagcctttctccctccttccctatgCTGGTGTCGGTATCTGTGCGTGTACACTGCTCCCAGCACGCACACACCCTGGCTCTCACCGATGCTGCAGGAGCTTCAGCAGGAGGTCATTGCCTCGGTTGGACATGATGTCCTCAGGAACCCTAGGGGTGAGAAGAATGTACCCTGGAGGGGCTGGAGGTTAGGAGGAAAGGTCTAGATACCCGGGTTTCTGGtgagcagaggtgggaggggaaAATTCCTGGCCATCTCTGGGATTGGCGAGGGCTGACCTTCCCAAGCACTCACGTGGTAGTGATGATCTCATCCTTGGTTCTCCGGATCAGCAGTACAGGACCCAGGTATCTTCAGAGAACAGAGCAGTGGGAAGGGAGAGCTCAGAGGGAGACAGGTGACAACTGGCCCACCCCCATCCCTGCACTGGAAGCATTCTTATCCCCTGCTACAGCACAGTCTGTGACCAAGCCCTTCACTCAGGGGTGAGAGGGAATATTTAAGAATGGGCATGGTTCAGTCTGGCCCTGCTGGGAGACCCCTGCTGTGCCAGGCCTTAATCCTTTGGTTACCAGATCCTGAGGTGGTCCAGAGTCCCAGGGGACCTGGGAGGGCCAGTTGAGGCCAGTTGAGGTGGTGGCAGGGTCACTTGGGATGTGATCCAGTGGCCTTTTACCAACTTGCACTTTAGTACTGGTTTCAGCGTTTAAGTGCCCAGCAGAGCTGTTTAGGGGGCAGGTGTTCGATGCTGGATGCTGGCCGGCGCTCACCTGCACAGCTGCTCCGCATTGTTTAGATTGAGATGCTGCCTCACGGTCCTGGTCACCAGGCCCCCTAGAGTGGGATAAAGGTGAAGGGATGGCAGAGACAAAGCCTTTGCCCAACATAAAGGTCCTCACTGTTCACggagaaagaaaactgaggcccccaGAGAAAGGAATCCTCCTGCTTCCAACAATGGGGTGACTTACACCCCACCCAAGGAAAAGGGGGCCATCTCAGTTAGAACAGTTCCCAGTTCCAGACCACCCCTTCCCAGGAAGGGCAGGCCTGGGAGATGCACTCACTCCAGCTGTCTGGCATGACCTTCAAGGCCAAGGGCACCAGGTCATCAAAGGAGGCATCCAGGATCACAGCACTAACATCTGGGTAGGACATGGCGGCCCACGTGGCTGGTACCAGGGCAGGGAAGAAAAGTAAGAACTGAGAAAGGCTCCTTTCTCCTCACCACCCATGCTCTCATCCCACTTACCCTGTAGGCCAACCCCATTCCccctatgtttctttttttttttttttttttttagtagagacgggttttcaccatgttagccaggctggtctcgatctcctgacctcgtgatccgcccgtctcgacctcccaaagtgctgggattacaggcttgagccaccgcgcccggcccattcccCCTATGttattccttgttttttttcttaacctaCTTCACTTGGTCAGGGAACTGTCTGGAGAGGATGGGGATAGAACACTGGAGACAGTGCAATGAAGATAACAGGCAGGAAACATTCACTTTCCGTGATCTCCCCACCCACGACCTGGGTCTGCTTTTCCTTTTAATGACTGGGCACAAGAGGGGAAGGAAAGGTGAAGTGTATACAAATACGATAGCTTCTTCCAGGCCCACTCAGATATTctacttcctctctcttcttccttgagcctccaccccaccccagggcCACCAGTGCATTTCCCCACCTCTCCTGGGTGGGGCTAGGTGGTCATGAATGTGTCTAAAGTGGGCGGATGGGAAGGAGGCTGGTACCAGTGAAGCCGCCGATGGACCAGGCGTAGATGATGATGTCCTGGGGCTGGAAGCCCAGGCGGTGGATGGCAAACTGGACCACCACATCCATGGCATTGGCCTCATTCTGCGGGAACGGCACTCCCTGCAGGAAGAAGGGCAAAGTCAGGATTGTGTCAGCACCAAAGGCCAGCTCACCTGTCCCTCCCAACGTGGACCCCTCCTGCAGCCACCTATGACAGACAGAGAAGGTGTAGAAGGAAGGGATGGTAGGAGAGGTTGTTCTTTCCAGAAGACGGATGTGTACAATGAGATCCACTTCCACCTCTCCTGCCAGCCCCCCACTGTGGGGATGGGGGCATGGCTCCCAATTCTGCCTTCACAACCTCCTAGCCCCCAGCTCTCAGGTGAGTGGGAGGCCCTTCAAGAAATCCAcagcccctctcctccctccaatGGCTGACCAGAGGGAAACAGACATACTTCAGGAAAAGGAAGGGATTCCTGAGATGGTCTCACCGTGCTTCCAGCAAAACCTGGATGATTCCAGCCCAGGACTGAATATCCAGCTGTAACAAAGAGGGAGGAGGAACTGAGACCTTATGGCCCACACCCCTTTCTCCATCCCTGGGGGAAGGAAGAGCAGAAGTACTCCCCAGCTTAGAGGCAAATAACTGCAAGCCTTCCCAGAATAGGAGATGACACCAAAGGTTCTGAGGCAGTACAGGGAGAGACGTGTgactgtgtggggtgtgtggtagGGGAATGGAACAGAATGAAAAGCATAATTAGGGACACAGGCCAGGGGAGGGATGTAAGGTTATCAAAGCAAATGGCGAGTGGACTTTTCCCTAAAGCTGAGAGACTCAAAACCTCACCCAGAGAAAGTGGAGGCCAGGGGAGGTCAGATCAGTGTGGGAGGCAGGGACATTCCCTTCAAAGGGCGGAGACAAGGAGGCTGAGTCACCATCCTACCTTCCAGGGGTGTGGAGATGCAGCCCACCTCGTAAAACCCAGCATTCCCCTCACAGCAGATCACCtaggaaggaggcaggaaggaagggctgGGGGGCCAAGTTGGGACTGAAAAACTCCCTTTGGGCAAGGAGGGCAGCCCATGAAGAGCTTTGCAGGGAAGAGGAAAGGGCAGGTCTCTGTTTTCTCCAAGGGGAATGGAAGCTTCTCATTCCACAGGGTCCATAAGAGGAGAAGCAAAGGGATTACAAATACTCCTCAGAGGCTGAACTGCTTGACCACCCAGCCATGTCCACTTTTCCTTGGAAGATTACCAGCTGGGTCTCTCTCAGGAAAGGGACTATGGAGATGTTTTTCCTTTCTAGTTTTCGGGTCTGTTATCTTCTGTGACCATTGCTATTGTGTGGTATGCTGACTGCTCTCTCTATCCCTCTCTGACTGCTCTCCCTATCCCTCTCTGAGCTCCAGTCTTATAGTCAGATAAACTGTAATGCCATGGCGCCCCAAGCTGAAGCCCACGGGTGGTGGGATTTGCATGAACTCTCATAGCAGAtgggcagagccaggactagaaCCCAGCTCCCTAGACTCCTGGCTTAGTGCTCTTTCCATGGCTGCTTCATGGAGGCAGAAGACTTTGAAGCCAGGCTGCGTGGGTCCAAGTACCAGCTCTACTACTTACTGTGAGGTCCAGGAAaggttttctgtgcctcagtttcatctCCTATAAAATGGGCTAACATAAGCAGTAACTACCTCacggattgttgtgagaattaaatatatatgcttcatatatacatatgagaaATATATGTAAGTGTGAAGTGCTGTCGAAGTGGTAACTATTAATATTAGTTTCTGGTTCTTGAATGTCTCTCCTACTTCATCTGTTTCTCTAtcacagggtttcactacatcACAAGGTCTTTAGGGTGGAGCTAGGAGATGGGATTATCCCAGTAGTGGTTCCTCCAGGGAGATGCTATAGCATTGGGGTCCCCAGACCTCTGCTGCCTTCCTCACAGTCACCCCACCTCTGGGATCCCTGCTCCCTCTTACCAGCTTCTGTCCCTGGGGCTGAGCTGTCCCCCGCCGGTCCACAAACATGGTGTCAATCTCATTGCCATCACAGGCCAGCAGCTTTGCCCGGCGCCCATTACACTGAGTAGGGAAGATGCAATGGTCAGGTTGCCAAGGGGCAGAAGGCCACATGACAAGGGTGGGGCGGacaaggtgggggtgggagggtagGGCTGTAGGGGATGGGCGGGCAGGGAAGCCTCACCTCTTCCACCAGTCGGGCCTGGCCCTGCAGCAGCACAGGCATGAGGGCCTTCTGGAGCAGGTACACAGAGCCTGGATACAGCATCCGGCGCCCCAGGGTGTGCGCCACCAGGTAGCTGTGGGGAACACAGGTTAACAAACCCCAACCCTGGTGAGGCGTGGGAACTGTGCTGGGGACACTGTGCTGGGGACACTCACAGACTGTAAGGCCTGCTTCACCTCTGACTTTCACAGCTTTACTTTCCTCTTTCAAGCCTTAATGAAATATGTACTAGGCtgatgtttttcaaacttttcttagTGCAACCTttgtaagataaatattttatattgtggCTCAGTACACATATATCCTGTATGTACAGAATTCTGAGAGTTTTATGATGTACTTTCTATACATAATAAATGCAAAGTTATCAGATTATGATTTCTTAAAATCTAAGTACAACATATTAAAGGTCcccaaataaataatactttaaaaaatgatggtTGTAATTCAAAACCTCAAATATGGCTTCCCTTCCTGACCAATTAGCACACTGTCAACGACCAACCACTAAGTCCACCCTGTTCCCTGGTATTCTAGAAGCTGCCTCCTAACTCCCAGCAATAGAAAATTCCCAGTGTCTGTTCCACTGTAAGATATAGGTGGTTATTTCTGTTCCTTCTGACATCATCAGTACCCACGACTGAGCTTTATTTGGGATTTACCACGTGCTCTCAAGCACCCAGGCAAGGCAGGAGCCCTTCAGAACATGTTACCTTACTTAATCTCCTCAGCAACCTTGCAGGGCAGGTTCATCACAGGTGCAGACACAGAGGCGCACAGGGGCCCGGAGCCAAGGTGGAATAACAATGGGGCAGAGGGGCCACGATGGGTACACAGATGCCACCAGAGCCTGCCCTAGCTACAGGtgtcctccccaccaccaccccaccccacccccactgctcCTTCTCAGCCTCACTGAAGGAGCTTTTGTTCATATCCCAGTTCTTCACTTACTATCTTTGAGACTCcagacctctctgagcctcttttcttcaaatataaatGTGGATAAAAATGACTTTGCCATAAATGATTTACACAAACCATACGACACTAGGCCCAATGAGTGACAGCTATTTTACAATGGAGCATCCACTCCCAGAGCCCTCCTGAAATGGCCCCTCCACCCCAGCAGGCCTCTCCTCCCTGCCATTTCCCACCTGGTGATCTGACAAGGCAGCTTCTTAACCCGGTTGAGGAGGGTGTCTGCTGTTCCCCGGTGCAGGGGCTCTGGGCGAAGCAGGGCCACACCCCGGCGGGAAGGGCCCCCTCGAGACTCCTTCCtgaggaagggaaagatgcaggGAAGGATGGGGTCAGGAGCAGCAAGCTGGACGTCTGAGATCTGGAGAACAGTGGGGGACTAGGAATGACATAATGGCACTGGAAGGCAGGCACTATGACCTGAGAGGGCATGGAGGTGGggggacagggcagggcagggattaTCTGGAATGGTTCCAAGGGGGGAATAGAGCAAAAGAACTGGGGCCTCACCGGCTGCTGGGTTCTTCCCAGTGGAAGTCGACTGGCCAGCTCCGGAAGTCAAAGTTGTAGTTAGCAAGCTGCCTCTGCAGTGGACACGAGAGTAAAAGGGGAGGAAAAGGGGTGTTGAGAACTCAGGGGAGGCCCTCCTACCCACCCTCAAAAACATCTTTGTTATCCAGGGGTCTGATCCCCATACATCATGG
This genomic window from Chlorocebus sabaeus isolate Y175 chromosome 17, mChlSab1.0.hap1, whole genome shotgun sequence contains:
- the ABHD16A gene encoding phosphatidylserine lipase ABHD16A isoform X2, translating into MLYPGSVYLLQKALMPVLLQGQARLVEECNGRRAKLLACDGNEIDTMFVDRRGTAQPQGQKLVICCEGNAGFYEVGCISTPLEAGYSVLGWNHPGFAGSTGVPFPQNEANAMDVVVQFAIHRLGFQPQDIIIYAWSIGGFTATWAAMSYPDVSAVILDASFDDLVPLALKVMPDSWRGLVTRTVRQHLNLNNAEQLCRYLGPVLLIRRTKDEIITTTVPEDIMSNRGNDLLLKLLQHRYPRVMAEEGLQVVRQWLEASSQLEEASIYSRWEVEEDWCLSVLRSYQAEHGPDFPWSVGEDMSADGRRQLALFLARKHLHNFEATHCTPLPAQNFQMPWHL
- the ABHD16A gene encoding phosphatidylserine lipase ABHD16A isoform X1, encoding MAKLLSCVLGPRLYKIYRERDSERAPASVPETPTAVTAPHSSSWDTYYQPRALEKHADSILALASVFWSISYYSSPFAFFYLYRKGYLSLSKVVPFSHYAGTLLLLLAGVACLRGIGRWTNPQYRQFITILEATHRNQSSENKRQLANYNFDFRSWPVDFHWEEPSSRKESRGGPSRRGVALLRPEPLHRGTADTLLNRVKKLPCQITSYLVAHTLGRRMLYPGSVYLLQKALMPVLLQGQARLVEECNGRRAKLLACDGNEIDTMFVDRRGTAQPQGQKLVICCEGNAGFYEVGCISTPLEAGYSVLGWNHPGFAGSTGVPFPQNEANAMDVVVQFAIHRLGFQPQDIIIYAWSIGGFTATWAAMSYPDVSAVILDASFDDLVPLALKVMPDSWRGLVTRTVRQHLNLNNAEQLCRYLGPVLLIRRTKDEIITTTVPEDIMSNRGNDLLLKLLQHRYPRVMAEEGLQVVRQWLEASSQLEEASIYSRWEVEEDWCLSVLRSYQAEHGPDFPWSVGEDMSADGRRQLALFLARKHLHNFEATHCTPLPAQNFQMPWHL